In Drosophila santomea strain STO CAGO 1482 chromosome 3L, Prin_Dsan_1.1, whole genome shotgun sequence, a single window of DNA contains:
- the LOC120448794 gene encoding cell death protein Grim, which yields MAIAYFIPDQAQLLARSYQQSGHQAAASPRTTATPAAPSQQQQQSQQHQQQQQHQQQHQQQQQRPQIRANISVPLGSQQGSMTMSEFGCWDLLAQIFCYALRIYSYSSSQRRPTVIQISFEISSGGQNNDEDDVTDATSTSTTKEN from the coding sequence ATGGCCATCGCCTATTTCATACCCGACCAGGCCCAATTGTTGGCCAGAAGCTACCAGCAAAGTGGCCACCAGGCAGCAGCGAGTCCTCGCACAACTGCAACACCTGCTGCACcttcgcagcagcagcaacaatcgcagcagcatcagcaacagcagcagcatcagcagcaacatcaacaacaacaacagcgccCACAAATCCGTGCCAATATCTCCGTGCCGCTGGGAAGTCAACAGGGATCGATGACCATGTCGGAGTTCGGATGCTGGGACCTTCTGGCCCAGATCTTCTGCTACGCCCTGAGAATCTACAGCTACAGTTCAAGCCAGCGACGACCGACGGTCATTCAGATATCCTTCGAAATCAGCAGCGGCGGTCAGAACAACGATGAGGACGACGTGACCGAtgccacctccacctccaccaccaaGGAGAACTAA